Part of the Xenopus tropicalis strain Nigerian chromosome 3, UCB_Xtro_10.0, whole genome shotgun sequence genome, ggactgcattttaatcaaataattcacatttttaaaaatgatttcctttttctctgtaataataaaacagtacctgtacttgatcccaactaagatataattaccccttattgggggcagaacagccctattgggtttatttaatggttaaatgattcccttttctctgtaataataaaacagtacctgtacttgatcccaactaagatataattaccccttattgggggcagaacagccctattgggtttatttaatgggtaaatgattcccttttctctgtaataataaaacagtacctgtacttgatcccaactaagatataattaccccttattgggggcagaacagccctattgggtttaattactgtttatataactttattggcagacttaaggtaagagatccgaattatggaaagatcccttatctggaaaaccccaggtcccgagcattctggataatgggtcccatacctgtatttaaaaggcGCAGCATTGAAGTCGAACACAGCTGTGTGGGGAAATGCACAAATATTTCAGCTGCTGTGGGGCGGAGCTGTCTGTGAAGAACTGCACAAAATAGAAATTATATTTGGCTTTTTGtacaaaaataatagtaataataattctagctatacagatagctagaatctcagccataaagcagggcaggactgctgcttacaatggggaggggtcagataggatctgtgccactgtgacagaatgctctgttatacagatagctagaatctcagccataaagcagggcaggactgctgcttacaatggggggatcagataggatctgtgccactgtgacagaatgctctgttatacagatagctagaatctcagccataaagcagggcaggactgctgcttacaatggggggatcagataggatctgtgccactgtgacagaatgctctgttatacagatagctagaatctcagccataaagcagggcaggactgctgcttacaatggggggatcagataggatctgtgccactgtgacagaatgctctgttatacagatagctagaatctcagccataaagcagggcaggactgctgcttacaatggggggatcagataggatctgtgccactgtgacagaatgctctgttatacagatagctagaatctcagccataaagcagggcaggactgctgcttacaatggggatcagagaGATTTGGCTTCCGAGCTTATATTGTTTGTAATATATAACAATTGTAACTTGAACAGCAGTGTCAAtatccctttaaaatgaaaattcagctcaAGAAGTTACCAGAGGCGGCTTTTCGCTGCCCgtggtaactggccactcactCGCAGCCCTGGGCTACCCCTAACCTGCCAATCAAACATATTAAATGTCTAATTTACAACAGCAAGTGCAAATGTGATGCTAAATTgtagggatgaaccaaatccactgttttgggatctggccaaaccccaaatactttttaaaaaatttggccaaataccgaatttGGATTATTTCTGCCAGGCACATGAATTtgtccaaatccgaatcctggatttggtgaacCCAAATTGTCTCCAATCAGATTGCTTGCTAATGCCATGCAACTGGGTTGGAAGCAACtcagtgatgctggaattctgggaaaaatgataaaaaatgtatAAGTGACCCGCACTGACCTCGGCTCTTATTTGCAGCAGTGAAATATGAATCTTGGGGAAGGATGCAGGACGAAGGATACGCCAGTTGCTGCTCCTTATTGGAGGAAGAGGAGGCCAATCAAGCCGGCCAGGCGCGGGCAGTAACTGCCCCTGTGGAGCGATTGTCCTATAGTGGTGGGAAATTCAAAAACGGTAAGTCACCGCCACCAAACGAGGCACAGAACGTTCCCCCTGTtggtgccacccccccccccatgaacgaCTGGCTGGTCACTGTGGGGTCCCCACCCTTTGTCAATGACATTACCTTCTTTGTATCTTCCAATATCCAAATAACCTACCGACCAATGACGCAGGGGATGCAGTTTACTGTTCCAATGAGCTTCCGTCAGAGCTGTCCCCCAACCAAAAAGAGATGTTTGCCTAAAGGGTTAATACCGTAACAATTCACATTTTGCCCTTCAGCGGgggaatatacagtatgcacAGCCCTGGAAAAGTACCTAAAATAATATACTGCTTGGTTTGTCTAAAATTCCCTCcctgtacattttttattttttttattagttttaatgTAGTCAACAAAGTTCCTAATCTTTCTAGTTACCCCTGTTTAGTTATAGAGTATACCCAATTATAGAatcattggggtaacagtcaccctgctatagttccaggggtacccagggcacaaataagcactcaccccaaatccccccctaactggccttcaggctgggcccccttagcccataacaaggttacagatatatagaaacattggggtaacagtccaccctgctatagttccaggggtacccagggcacaaataagcactcaccccaaatccccccctaactggccttcaggctgggcccccttagcccataacaaggttacagatatatagaaacattggggtaacagtcaccccgctatagttccaggggtacccagggcacaaataagcactcaccccaaatcccccctaactggccttcaggctgggcccccttagcccataacaaggttacagatatatagaaacattggggtaacagtcaccctgctatagttccaggggtacccagggcacaaataagcactcaccccaaatcccccccctaactggccttcaggctgggcccccttagcccataacaaggttacagatatatagaaacattggggtaacagtcaccctgctatagttccaggggtacccagggcacaaataagcactcaccccaaatccccccctaactggccttcaggctgggcccccttagcccataacaaggttacagatatatagaaacattggggtaacagtcaccccgctatagttccaggggtacccagggcacaaataagcactcaccccaaatccccccctaactggccttcaggctgggcccccttagcccataacaaggttacagatatatagaaacattggggtaacagtcaccctgctatagttccaggggtacccagggcacaaataagcactcaccccaaatccccccctaactggccttcaggctgggcccccttagcccataacaaggttacagatatatagaaacattggggtaacagtccaccccgctatagttccaggggtacccagggcacaaataagcactcaccccaaatccccccctaactggccttcaggctgggcccccttagcccataacaaggttacagatatatagaaacattgggggtaacagtcaaccctgctatagttccaggggtaccagggcacaaataagcactcaccccaaatccccccctaactggccttcaggctgggccccccttgcccataacaaggttacagatatatagaaaacattggggtaacagtcaccctgctatagttccaggggtacccagggcaccaaataagcactcacccaaatcccccgcCTAACTGGGCCTTCAGGGCTGGGCCCCCttggcccataacaaggttacaagaatatatagaaacattgggggaacaggtcaccctgctatagttccaggggtacccagggcaacaaataagcactcaccccaaagtctccccctaactggcctgcaggctgggcccccttagcccataacaaggttacagatatatagaaacattggggtaacagtcaccccgctatagttccaggggtacccagggcacaaataagcactcccccaaatcccccccctaacctACCCCCTTTGTCCCAGTACAGGGGCAGTCGGACTGTGCAATATCGGGGTAAACAACTGTCTGAACCCGCTGCTACAAACTCTATACATGAACCAGCACTTTACAGACTTACTCTGTGGGTAAGTACTTCTCAAGGCATAAATGCCATACAGAGGTAAGTACCCTCAAGTTGCTGCCATAATAGAAAAATGAAGTTAAAAAGGTTTGTTAgagttctagtaacccatggcaaccaatttgCAGGCAATATTTACGGTTTACCTTCATTCATTGCAGCCCAGTCATGGCAACCAAGGAGGTAGCGTACGCTGGTCAGCAAATATCtgatttctgattggttgttatgggttactagatctctTGTAAAGTTTTATGACTTTCTCCCCTTATTACTAATCACTAATAGACACACAGCCCATTCagtcttatatacatatatatatatatgttagggggaaaaaatttcccagcaatttttaacccttcccagtTCTTATTAGTTTAGCAATTCAGATTCatttcggtattcggccgaatccatcagggtgggttcggccgaacccaaaaagtgggttcggtgcatccctaatatatatatgaatggaaAGCCTCCAAAACAGggcatacttcccctttaaattgaagCATCTGGCACACAAAATGGCACCCCCTTTCACCAATGCATCAGTAAGCCGGCTCCATCGCTATATGGAACTGAGAATAATGGGTTAATAGCTTTCAGGGTGTTACTGCTGTTTCACCCACTGGTACATTTGTCCCCGGCAGGATTGGGCACCCAAATGACAATGTCCCCGCAGAGAGGAGGCTGCCATACGAGCTGCTGGCCCTGTTCGAGGAGATGCAGAATAGCAAGGAGGACGCCGTTGCCCCCTACAGATTCCTACGCTGCTTACAGATTCTTGATACAAGATGTGAGCCTAGGGGTAGCTGGGTCTGGGGAGGGCAAATAATACCAGTATCAGCGAGAATGATGTTGGGGAGCACGTGGGGCTCCTCGGAGAAtgggcaagcaaaaaaaaaaaacaatcgtTTTGCCTTTCGTTAATAGTGTGTGAACAACACGACGCTGCCGACTTTCTGTTTATGATGTGGAATTTACTTCTTCAACAGATGCCCCTCCCACACCTGGTATGTACCTGGGCCgcaggggtgggactggggtTTCTGGGTAGAGAAAGGGGGTaagatagcaagatagcagctcccagaaggtatcagaatagcactcaatagtaagaaatccaagtccggcttgggactcctccagttacatgggagtaggagaaacaacaggttctaatgtgtagcgctggctccttctgaaagctcagactcaggcacactttactgctgcgctgcaagttggagtgatatccccccccctcacccccagcagccgatcagcagaacaatgggaagggagcaagatagcagctcccagtaggtatcagaatagcactcaatagtaagaaatccaagtccggcttgggactcctccagttacatgggagtaggagaaacaataggttagctgaaagcagttctaatgtgtagcgctggctgaaagctcagactcaggcacactttactgctgcgctgcaagttggagtgatatccccccccctcacccccagcagccgatcagcagaacaatgggaagggagcaagatagcagctcccagtaggtatcagaatagcactcaatagtaagaaatccaagtccggcttgggactcctccagttacatgggagtaggataaacaacaggttctaatgtgtagcgccggctccttctgaaagctcagactcaggcacactttactgctgcgctgcaagttggagtgatatcccacccccctcacccccagcagccgatcagcagaacaatgggaagggagcaagatagcagctcccagtaggtatcagaatagcactcaatagtaagaaatccaagtccggcttgggactcctccagttacatgggagtaggagaaacaacaggttagctgaaagcagttctaatgtgtagggctggctccttctgaaagctcagactcaggcacactttactgctgcgctgcaagttggagtgatatctaaacaaaacctcccttcttctaaacggagtgggtgccctcgtgcccgttggaaggacctactggtaaataaaacattagaaaggttattatatgatccccttgtatatttatacatagttatcatgtatATCCTGTCCCCTTCTTCAGGCACAGAGGCTGAGGGCACTTTATGGCATCAAACTTAAAGAACACGTGACGTGCCACAAATGCTCCCATGAAAAGTCCAGTGACATGGAAGTCCTGACAATTCCGTTGCCAGTTCCCCACTCCAAATACCAAAGGCCTTTGCCCCTGGTGAGTACACACTAGGGCCACAGCGGCTACCTGCAGTTGCGCTTCAGTTGCGTTGGGATCTTCTTATCATTCCCTACGTTTTGCTTTTACCCAGCAACGAGCGCTCTGGAGGTTCTTTAAGCCGCACGAGATAAGTGAAGACAATTTCTGTCCGAAATGTGCCGAAAACACCGCAGGACAGAGGGTAACGCAAAGCCTTTCTTTATTATATGAAAAACAAGTCTTGACCATTAACTTGGCCATTAACTACTTGGGCATACATCGAAGTAACCGGCCACTCACCTGGTTGTTCAGCAAATTAAGTAGTGGTCAATGTGGACACTTAATGCTGAGAAAATGGTTGATATTTACCCAGATGATCAGAGGATGGGCTAGCCAAGGAGTTGGAGCAGCCAGGGGTGGCATATCTTGACCCATTAAGTGTTGAGTAGCCGCCCAATATGTCCATTAAAGTTCACAGATATATGCTGTGTGGGCATTGGTgtccatatatattatatataaaaatccaCTTGCTGGTGGAGTAGATCTTCGCTCAATTTGGCCACCTAGGTGGCTGGTTCAATCAAGGGGATCTGATTCCAAGAAGGTCCTATGAGGACCACCACTACCCAATTTGTTTCTCTATTGGATCTTTTTCTACCTGATCCCCAGCTGGATATCGGGCGGCCAGGCTGTTTTGGCCCTGTACAGAGGCCAAAGGTCTTCAACGGGTCCACCTTTAGTTTTTGAGCCTTTAGTATTTGTTGGAAAGTCAGACAGCAAGATGTATAGGAGAGGGTCTAGGTCAAACCAGTCATGTTATCTCTACCATGGAAAGCTGAGATGCATCTCCACAGCCTACTTTGTTACTTTGGAGACTTTTGGCAAAACATGGCCCATACCATAATGCAACTAAGTTCCAGGTTGGAACAGTTTAAATCAAGGTGATCTGATGAGGACCACCACTACCCAATTTGTTTCTCTATTGGATCTTTTTCTACCTGATCCCCAGCTAGATATTTTGATCGGCCAGGCTGTTTTGGCCCTGTACAGAGGCCAAAGGTCTTCAACAGGTCCAaggtatggccatctttagttttTAAACCTTTAGTATTTGTTGGAAATTCAGACAGCAAGATGTATAGGAGAGggtctaggtcagtgatccccaaccagtggctccgggcaacatgttgctccccaaccccttggatgttgctctcagtgcccccaaaccagggagttatttttgaattcctgacttgggggcaagttttggttgaataaaaacaagattccctaccaaataaagcccctgtaagctgataggtgcatagaggctgcctaatagccaatcacagcccttatttggctcctccatgaacttttatggtgcttgtgttgctccccaagtctttttacatttgactgtggctcaagagtaagaaaggttggggatccctggtctaggtcAAGCCATGTTATCTCTACCATAAATGGCCCAAATACAGAGTCTTGGAAAGCTGATGTCCCAAGTAGGAGATGTATCTTCACAACCTACATTGTTACTTTTGGCACAACATGGCCCATACCAGGTTGGAGAAGAGACTTCCACCAGTGAATACAATTCATGACCTAACACAGGGACCATAGAGATGTCTTGTACCTTAGCTTCCCTTCCTCCATACTTTGCAGGTTCTCCAGTTCTTCTCTCTACCTCAGACGCTGTCCATACATCTGAAACGTATTAGCAGAAGAAAGACCTCCGACGTACAGAAGATAAACAGAACGTTCTCTTTCCCTTGCACGCTGGACTTGAGTGATGTTCTGGATCAGGAGCAGTTCCCGGTACAAGAACATGCTCAGGTACAGCCGCTGGTACCAAAGAAAGGCATTAAGGACCTTCACCCAAGGTTTTCCACCTAAATGATGGATGTGCCAGCTGACCCCAGCTTCTAGCAGTTGGTTGTCATTGCAAACAgtcattaaataatataatataaaatgactCGGGCCACTCTGGGGGTTGGACCATGAGGGACACAATCCAAAATACcaccattttgtttttcttccagtCAGACTTCAAGTATAGACTTTTTGCTGTCATCGCCCACTCTGGAACGGCCAGCTTTGGCCACTATTGTGCCTACATCAATAGCTCAAAGGACCAGACGTGGTACAGCTTTAATGACTCCAGCGTTTGCAAGGTGAGAGAGATGGTGTTACCCAAATGGCACAAACTAAAGGCAACGCCCATGTAATGATCTGGGTGGTGCCGGGGGCGGGTTCTGTTTGATCGATGGACAACATTATATACTTTGTGTATGTATTATAGGTATCCTGGGATGATGTGAAATGCACCTATGGAAACATGGACTTTCACTTGTAAGTACGAGGAGAAAAAGGGTCTTCCCAACCTATAGCTCCCTAATAAACTAGGCAAAATTCAATTTttggttttacttcccctttaaatttacaCGAATCTTTCTGATATTTCCTTTCAGCAGTGCTACAGCCTGTCTGCTGGTCTATCTACAGGGAGATGGGAACTAGAGACGCCAACGCCGCAGGACGACGGACACAGTCCATATTATTTCAATACACGTGGAACCCACCCGGTATGACCCTGGGTTCTGGGAGACTTCATTACGCTGCTAATAACCATTATATTTATGGGACATAAATGTGAGGAACGCCACCAGCTTGCACAATCAAACCATCAACCAGTCAGATGTTTTCAAAGACAAGACTAGGAAATGGCAACTTCTGATTGGTCGTTCTGGGTTACTGAGAGTGGAGCTAAGTTGTTTGAGATCGCTCTTGGGGAGCGAAATCACTTGAATGATACAAAAGGGTAAAACGACAAGGAAACAACTCTAGAGGACCCCTACAACCATCTTTCCCAACAACTCTAGAGGAACCTTGCCTACGACCATCCTTCCCAACAGCTCTAGAGGACCCCTGGTTACAACCATCTCTCCCAACAACTCTAGAGGACCCCTGGTTACAACCATCTCTCCCAACAACTCTAGAGGACCCCTGGTTAAAACCATCTCTCCCAACAACTCTAGAGGCCCCCTGGGTACAACCATCTCTCCCAACAACTCTAGAGGACCCCTGGTTACAACCATCTTTCCCAACAACTCTAGAGGACCCCTGGTTACAACCATCTCTCCCAACAACTCTAGAGGCCCCCTGGGTACAACCATCTCTCCCAACAACTCTAGAGGACCCCTGGTTACAACCATCTTTCCCAACAACTCTAGAGGACCCCTGGTTAAAACCATCTCTCCCAACAACTCTAGAGGCCCCCTGGGTACAACCATCTCTCCCAACAACTCTAGAGGACCCCTGGTTAAAACCATCTCTCCCAACAACTCTAGAGGGCCCCTGGTTACAACCATCTCTCCCAACAACTCTAGAGGACCCCTGGTTACAACCATCTCTCCCAACAACTCTAGAGGACCCCTGGTTACAACCATCTCTCCCAACAACTCTAGAGGACCCCTGGGTACAACCATCTTTCCCAACTTGTTAGGCATATTgtgtgtgccagtggcactgcacatgatCAGTGGGttctgctgttgagaagctaaacttggGGGCCGTTTGCAGGTTTAACACTTTACCAGGTTTCCTGAATGGAAGCAGTagttacagttttatttattttcattaatatcACTCAGTTTCTATGAAAATATTTAGTTAGACAATAATATGATTTGTAACCTTTTATCATTGTGTTGTGTGCAAGATTTATAGTTTCTAGCGCTCCTGGTTAATACATGCATACATAGTTAGCCAATCAGGAGCCTGCATGTCTGAGCTCCATGTGAAGCTTTGGCACGAATGTCCCCACCCCCGAGGATCCAGagcttttttttactttatcctGCATTGAATATAagaaatttgatttatttgttttatttaactcACATTTAGCCCCCATCCTATACACAACCATGGAATCTTGGGAGACTGCAAGCATATTATTTGCTGTTTATTTATAATGAGACTTCTGTGTCTCTAAAAGACCGTGAATAAGCAAAATAATGTGCAATCctaataaaaacaatgtttttgtcATTGTGGACGTTCCTGTTTGccttggggttgtgggggggatTATACGTAGCGCATTCTGTCTATTGGAGAGGATACAAACCTTCCATATTGGTTGCTCTACAAGCAGCACTTCCATTGGTTGGCTTatgttcttaaggtggccatacacgggctgatttgaCTCCTttagattattattaacatttatttataaagcgccaacataccccgcagcgctgtacaataagtgggttacatacattgggcatacagagtaacatataaagcaatcaataaccgatacaagaggggaagggagccctgcccaaaagagcttacactctacaaggagtaacatataaagcaatcagtaaccgatacaggaggggaagggagccctgcccaaaagagcttacactctacaaggagtaacatataaagcaatcagtaaccgatacaggaggggaagggagccctgcccaaaagagcttacactctacaatcgATTCAGCTGCTTTCTGACCGTGTAAGGGGCCACCCAACAGCCCCCCTGATATACATCTGGCCATTGGGCAGCTTTGCTTTTCCCACTGGATTGGGGACTCATTGATGCCGTCTGTGGTCCTTCCATTGTTATTCAACCATTTGGCCAtaggaccaaacaatcaaataagcttgatattgcccaccttaggtagtcatattgggagaagatccactcctttggcaATGACCACCGTGCCACAGGCCAACGCAGATTAGTATGGGGGGAACTGGGGGGAGGCAGGGGGTGCACGTCAGTTAAAAACAATAGTGATGCAAGGGTTAATATCATGAGTCCAAAGGTGCTCTTTGCACCCAGTGCCGGTGTATTGGTTCTAAATCGTGTCCAATGGAGCTAACGCTACACTGAAGTTGTAGTAATTCCAGGGTTACCATTGCAGGTTGAACCCTAAAAAATAGGAGTTGGCAGGGTTGGGCAGACCCGTGCCCAACCCACAACCCATCCTGCACCCATCCGTGCTATGCCCCCGACCCATAAGAGCTGGGGTGGGTAAGACCCATAGCTGAACCAGATACCCAGAAAGGATACCTGTCGACTGCCCGAGTGATGGGCAATTCCGGAACTTTCTACCTGAACCCTGACCACTTTGCGGGTATTCTGTACCCGACCCGCTGCAGCTCTCTGGTCCCAGGAACAAGGCAATAAAGTTAcccaactattaaaaaaaaaaaaaactaaactttgtttagttgttgctggactagaaatcccagaataatgtaatatatatataatcaagtcAAGTAGGATTTTACTGTCAttccaaccatatacagtacagtacagtgcaACGAAACAGCGTTTCTCCAGGACCAAGGTGCTACATACATGAATTAACAACataacataaattaaaaatattgtgcaaataattGCAAAGAGCAGTTCAGGTAGGTATGAAggcagaggcatgctgggagctgtagttcagcaacgtcagggtgcaggaaagggaggcggctgggagttgggagctgtagttcagcaatatcagggtgcaggaaagggaggcggctgggagttgggagctatagttcagcaatatcagggtgcaggaaagggaggcggctgggagttgggagctgtagttcagcaatatcagggtgcaggaaagggaggcggctgggagttgggagctgtagtcctggatgctgggagctgcagtccagcaatatcagggtgcaggaaagggaggcggctgggagttgggagctgtagtcctgggtgctgggagctgcagtccagcaatatcagggtgcaggaaagggaggcggctgggagttgggagctgtagttcagcaatatcagggtgcaggaaagggaggcggctgggagttgggagctatagttcagcaatatcagggtgcaggaaagggaggcggctgggagttgggagctgtagttcagcaatatcagggtgcaggaaagggaggcggctgggagttgggagctgtagtcctgggtgctgggagctgcagtccagcaatatcagggtgcaggaaagggaggcggctgggagttgggagctgtagttcagcaacatcagggtgcGGGAAAGGGAGGCGGCTGGgagttgggagctgtagttcagcaatatcagggtgcaggaaagggaggcggctgggagttgggagctatagttcagcaatatcagggtgcaggaaagggaggcggctgggagttgggagctgtagttcagcaatatcagggtgcagga contains:
- the usp18 gene encoding ubl carboxyl-terminal hydrolase 18 isoform X3, with the protein product MQDEGYASCCSLLEEEEANQAGQARAVTAPVERLSYSGGKFKNGAVGLCNIGVNNCLNPLLQTLYMNQHFTDLLCGIGHPNDNVPAERRLPYELLALFEEMQNSKEDAVAPYRFLRCLQILDTRLCEQHDAADFLFMMWNLLLQQMPLPHLAQRLRALYGIKLKEHVTCHKCSHEKSSDMEVLTIPLPVPHSKYQRPLPLQRALWRFFKPHEISEDNFCPKCAENTAGQRVLQFFSLPQTLSIHLKRISRRKTSDVQKINRTFSFPCTLDLSDVLDQEQFPVQEHAQTSSIDFLLSSPTLERPALATIVPTSIAQRTRRGTALMTPAFARYPGMM
- the usp18 gene encoding ubl carboxyl-terminal hydrolase 18 isoform X2 yields the protein MQDEGYASCCSLLEEEEANQAGQARAVTAPVERLSYSGGKFKNGAVGLCNIGVNNCLNPLLQTLYMNQHFTDLLCGIGHPNDNVPAERRLPYELLALFEEMQNSKEDAVAPYRFLRCLQILDTRLCEQHDAADFLFMMWNLLLQQMPLPHLAQRLRALYGIKLKEHVTCHKCSHEKSSDMEVLTIPLPVPHSKYQRPLPLQRALWRFFKPHEISEDNFCPKCAENTAGQRVLQFFSLPQTLSIHLKRISRRKTSDVQKINRTFSFPCTLDLSDVLDQEQFPVQEHAQSDFKYRLFAVIAHSGTASFGHYCAYINSSKDQTWYSFNDSSVCKVSWDDVKCTYGNMDFHFATACLLVYLQGDGN
- the usp18 gene encoding ubl carboxyl-terminal hydrolase 18 isoform X1, with protein sequence MQDEGYASCCSLLEEEEANQAGQARAVTAPVERLSYSGGKFKNGAVGLCNIGVNNCLNPLLQTLYMNQHFTDLLCGIGHPNDNVPAERRLPYELLALFEEMQNSKEDAVAPYRFLRCLQILDTRLCEQHDAADFLFMMWNLLLQQMPLPHLAQRLRALYGIKLKEHVTCHKCSHEKSSDMEVLTIPLPVPHSKYQRPLPLQRALWRFFKPHEISEDNFCPKCAENTAGQRVLQFFSLPQTLSIHLKRISRRKTSDVQKINRTFSFPCTLDLSDVLDQEQFPVQEHAQSDFKYRLFAVIAHSGTASFGHYCAYINSSKDQTWYSFNDSSVCKVSWDDVKCTYGNMDFHFSATACLLVYLQGDGN
- the usp18 gene encoding ubl carboxyl-terminal hydrolase 18 isoform X4, with the translated sequence MQDEGYASCCSLLEEEEANQAGQARAVTAPVERLSYSGGKFKNGAVGLCNIGVNNCLNPLLQTLYMNQHFTDLLCGIGHPNDNVPAERRLPYELLALFEEMQNSKEDAVAPYRFLRCLQILDTRLCEQHDAADFLFMMWNLLLQQMPLPHLAQRLRALYGIKLKEHVTCHKCSHEKSSDMEVLTIPLPVPHSKYQRPLPLVLQFFSLPQTLSIHLKRISRRKTSDVQKINRTFSFPCTLDLSDVLDQEQFPVQEHAQSDFKYRLFAVIAHSGTASFGHYCAYINSSKDQTWYSFNDSSVCKVSWDDVKCTYGNMDFHFSATACLLVYLQGDGN